The following proteins are encoded in a genomic region of Maribacter hydrothermalis:
- the murD gene encoding UDP-N-acetylmuramoyl-L-alanine--D-glutamate ligase: MALLVVLGGGESGVGTAILGLKKGYEVFVSDKGKIKEKYKNVLEHFGIDWEEEQHSEDRILKADLVMKSPGIPDKVPLVKQLVEKGVPVISEIEFASKYTDAKIIGITGSNGKTTTTMLTNHILASAELKVGMAGNIGDSYAKMVAENDFEYYVLEISSFQLDGIVDFKPSIAVITNITPDHLDRYEYEFENYIASKFRIAENQDENDYLIYDADDTVLVEWLKNHPVKSKLMPFSLNKVFEEGAFIEQNEIIIKTTTDTISMIKDTLALEGQHNVKNTMAAATIAKLVGIRKETIRACVSNFQGAPHRLEKVLKIHHVEYINDSKATNVNAAYYALDSMKSPTVWIVGGVDKGNEYMELMPLVREKVKAIICLGEDNEKIKHVFGNAVDLLVETFAMEEAVKVAYKIAERGDTVLLSPACASFDLFKNYEDRGDQFKNCVKNL, encoded by the coding sequence ATGGCATTGTTGGTAGTACTAGGCGGTGGAGAAAGTGGGGTAGGAACGGCCATTTTAGGATTAAAAAAGGGATACGAGGTTTTTGTATCCGATAAAGGAAAAATTAAAGAGAAGTATAAAAACGTTCTTGAACATTTTGGAATTGATTGGGAAGAAGAACAGCATTCTGAAGACCGCATACTAAAAGCCGATTTGGTAATGAAAAGTCCGGGTATACCGGATAAAGTGCCCTTGGTAAAGCAGTTGGTTGAGAAAGGCGTTCCGGTAATATCAGAGATAGAATTTGCATCGAAATACACTGATGCAAAAATTATTGGTATTACGGGAAGCAATGGAAAAACCACTACGACAATGCTAACCAACCATATTTTGGCCAGTGCCGAATTAAAAGTGGGTATGGCAGGAAACATTGGTGATAGTTATGCAAAAATGGTTGCGGAGAATGATTTTGAGTATTACGTACTTGAAATAAGCAGTTTTCAATTAGACGGTATTGTGGATTTTAAACCCAGTATTGCTGTGATTACGAATATTACGCCAGATCATTTAGATCGGTACGAATATGAGTTTGAAAACTACATCGCTTCTAAATTTAGAATAGCGGAGAACCAAGACGAAAACGATTATTTGATTTATGATGCAGATGATACCGTTTTGGTAGAATGGCTTAAAAATCACCCGGTTAAATCAAAATTAATGCCCTTTTCATTAAATAAAGTATTTGAAGAAGGCGCATTTATAGAGCAAAACGAGATAATAATAAAAACAACAACTGACACTATTAGCATGATTAAAGACACTTTGGCCTTAGAAGGTCAGCACAATGTAAAGAACACAATGGCAGCCGCAACAATTGCAAAATTAGTTGGTATCCGTAAGGAAACGATAAGAGCTTGTGTTTCTAATTTTCAAGGGGCTCCCCACCGTTTGGAGAAGGTGTTGAAAATTCATCATGTGGAATATATCAATGATTCTAAAGCAACAAACGTAAACGCGGCTTATTACGCTTTAGATAGTATGAAATCGCCAACAGTTTGGATTGTAGGTGGAGTAGATAAAGGCAATGAATATATGGAGCTAATGCCTTTAGTTCGTGAAAAAGTTAAAGCAATAATTTGCTTAGGTGAGGATAATGAAAAGATTAAGCATGTATTTGGTAATGCAGTAGATCTTTTGGTAGAAACATTTGCAATGGAAGAAGCTGTAAAAGTTGCGTATAAAATTGCAGAACGTGGAGATACTGTTTTGTTATCACCAGCATGTGCAAGTTTCGATTTGTTTAAGAATTATGAAGATCGCGGAGATCAATTTAAGAACTGTGTAAAAAACCTATAA
- the mraY gene encoding phospho-N-acetylmuramoyl-pentapeptide-transferase: MLTYLFEYLEKQYQLPGASLFQFSTFRAAMAILFSLMIATVYGKRVILFLQKQQVGETIRDLGLDGQKQKAGTPTMGGVIIIMATLIPVILFARLDNIYIMLLIFTMLWMGAIGFLDDYIKVFKKNKEGLKGRFKVLGQVTLGLIVGAVLYFHPEVTMRDHDKSIITKDFVVEQVKGPEIKSTMTTVPFFKNNEFDYGRLLSWAGDGAKEYAWLLFIPIIILIVTAVSNGANLTDGIDGLAAGTSAIIVFTLGIFALVSGNIIFSDYLDIMYIPRVGELLIFITAFVGALIGFLWYNAFPAQVFMGDTGSLTIGGVIAVIAIIVRKELLIPVLCGIFFAESLSVMMQVGYFKYTKKKFGEGRRIFLMSPLHHHYQKMGYHESKIVTRFWIVGILLAIVSIVTLKIR; this comes from the coding sequence ATGTTAACCTACCTGTTTGAATATTTAGAAAAACAATACCAGTTGCCTGGAGCTTCGCTGTTTCAGTTCAGCACATTCCGTGCGGCAATGGCTATTCTGTTTTCGCTGATGATTGCAACGGTATATGGTAAGCGTGTAATTCTATTTCTTCAAAAGCAACAAGTAGGTGAAACTATTCGCGATTTAGGTTTAGATGGTCAAAAGCAAAAGGCAGGTACACCAACAATGGGTGGGGTTATAATTATAATGGCAACCTTAATACCTGTTATTCTTTTTGCACGGTTAGATAATATTTACATCATGCTATTGATTTTTACCATGCTGTGGATGGGCGCAATAGGGTTTTTAGATGATTATATAAAAGTATTTAAAAAGAACAAAGAGGGACTTAAAGGACGTTTTAAGGTGTTGGGTCAAGTAACCTTAGGTTTAATCGTAGGGGCAGTACTTTATTTTCATCCAGAAGTAACCATGCGTGATCACGATAAATCAATTATTACTAAAGATTTTGTGGTAGAGCAGGTAAAAGGACCGGAAATTAAATCGACCATGACTACGGTTCCTTTTTTTAAGAATAATGAGTTTGATTATGGGCGTCTATTATCATGGGCTGGTGATGGGGCAAAAGAATATGCCTGGTTGTTGTTTATACCTATTATCATTTTAATTGTAACGGCAGTATCTAACGGAGCAAATTTAACGGATGGTATTGACGGTCTTGCAGCAGGCACATCAGCAATTATAGTATTTACACTGGGCATATTTGCACTGGTGTCTGGTAACATCATATTCTCTGATTACTTGGATATTATGTACATACCAAGAGTAGGAGAATTATTGATATTTATAACTGCATTTGTTGGGGCTTTGATTGGATTTTTATGGTACAATGCGTTCCCAGCGCAAGTATTTATGGGAGATACGGGTAGTTTAACAATTGGGGGTGTTATTGCCGTAATAGCAATTATTGTTCGTAAAGAATTATTGATTCCCGTGTTATGCGGAATCTTCTTTGCGGAGTCACTCTCGGTGATGATGCAGGTTGGATATTTCAAATACACTAAGAAAAAATTTGGTGAGGGCAGACGTATATTTTTAATGTCACCATTACACCACCACTATCAGAAAATGGGATATCACGAAAGCAAGATTGTAACCCGTTTTTGGATTGTAGGAATACTATTGGCCATTGTATCTATAGTTACTCTAAAAATTAGATAA